A section of the Methanosarcina mazei S-6 genome encodes:
- a CDS encoding DHH family phosphoesterase, with protein sequence MKITDNKCTVLIYYHDDNDGCCSAAVAGNIYDRNEFAIKFVAINYGKESWNEEEIRAAEKVWLLDFTSDKMEEFAEVCGSKLIWIDHHRTAMEKFPDLWTSESIPGIRSIEKAACVLTWEYTHPDHVSPPEAVAYIGDKDMWRFEYPETRAFSAGFSLMVKTPDDPLWDMLLGSGYKETVNRMISIGELLLESQNYKLQKAFDRGVDYTFHNWKARLVNTTGNISELGEFIYRKPEYDIAVMWQAVEDMIVFSLRSDSGNPDSPDCAKIAQQYGGGGHKNAAGFQKKNIDFPGLLFSQV encoded by the coding sequence ATAAAAATAACCGATAACAAATGTACCGTTTTAATTTATTACCATGATGATAATGACGGATGCTGTTCGGCTGCAGTGGCTGGAAATATCTATGACCGGAATGAATTTGCCATAAAGTTCGTTGCTATAAATTACGGTAAAGAGTCATGGAATGAGGAAGAAATAAGGGCAGCAGAAAAGGTATGGCTTCTTGACTTCACAAGCGATAAAATGGAAGAATTCGCAGAGGTTTGCGGGTCCAAGCTGATATGGATAGATCACCACAGGACAGCTATGGAGAAATTTCCGGACCTGTGGACTTCGGAAAGCATTCCTGGAATAAGGTCCATTGAAAAGGCAGCCTGTGTACTTACATGGGAGTACACGCATCCAGATCATGTTTCACCTCCTGAAGCTGTCGCCTATATCGGGGATAAGGACATGTGGAGGTTTGAATACCCTGAGACCAGAGCTTTCAGTGCAGGCTTCAGTCTGATGGTAAAAACCCCTGATGACCCATTATGGGACATGCTTCTCGGTTCCGGATATAAAGAAACCGTAAACAGAATGATATCAATTGGTGAATTACTCCTGGAATCCCAGAATTACAAGCTTCAGAAAGCATTTGACCGGGGAGTGGATTATACTTTTCATAACTGGAAAGCTAGGCTTGTTAACACCACAGGGAATATTTCCGAACTTGGAGAATTTATATACAGGAAGCCTGAATATGATATTGCCGTAATGTGGCAGGCTGTAGAGGACATGATAGTATTCAGCCTGAGGTCTGACTCGGGAAATCCGGACTCACCCGATTGTGCCAAAATTGCTCAGCAGTATGGCGGTGGAGGACATAAGAACGCAGCCGGGTTCCAGAAAAAGAATATAGATTTTCCAGGCCTGCTTTTTAGTCAGGTCTGA
- a CDS encoding metallophosphoesterase family protein: protein MCQSEVYVAADLYLGYNNIIRRNNRPFMNVEEMNKLLLRNWNDTVCSDDIVYFLGDISYGESAKNIDYWLKRLSGNIVFIKGDYDFSDEIEFLLDYVNVDIGGRHFCLVHNPADAPEDFDGWIIHAHNYSHDLQKHPFVDRERKTINISMEATEYRPVSFTEIEGVVSWAESIYSRPDYLATYEVPEIMQD from the coding sequence ATGTGTCAATCCGAAGTCTACGTGGCAGCAGATCTATACCTCGGATATAACAACATTATAAGGCGCAACAATCGCCCATTTATGAACGTGGAAGAAATGAATAAATTGTTGCTCAGGAACTGGAACGATACCGTTTGCTCTGACGATATCGTTTATTTCCTGGGCGACATATCTTATGGAGAAAGCGCAAAAAACATAGATTACTGGTTAAAACGTCTGTCAGGAAATATTGTATTTATAAAAGGAGACTATGATTTCTCTGACGAAATAGAATTCCTGCTGGATTATGTGAATGTAGACATTGGCGGCAGGCACTTCTGCCTTGTACATAACCCTGCAGATGCTCCGGAAGATTTTGACGGCTGGATAATCCACGCACACAATTACAGCCACGATCTTCAAAAGCACCCCTTTGTGGACCGCGAAAGGAAAACAATAAATATCTCAATGGAGGCTACAGAGTATCGCCCTGTATCGTTTACTGAGATAGAAGGAGTTGTTTCCTGGGCTGAGTCAATCTACTCGAGGCCGGACTACCTGGCTACCTATGAAGTCCCTGAAATTATGCAGGATTAA
- a CDS encoding ATP-grasp fold amidoligase family protein translates to MTHPLMIISAMNYYGLLKWLPDKTLLEIDFKARHGKKLDLDNPVTYNEKLQWLKLYDRDPVYSQMVDKYEVYQYVSKKIGKKYLIPLLGIWDSADDIEFDKLPDQFVLKPTHDSGCCVICTDKETFSRNKAIKKLNAALHRNYYYSGREWPYKDVKPRVIAQKYIVDESGYELKDYKIFCFDGVPKLIHVDFNRFTDNHQRNIYTPSWEYVPMSILYPTSPETKVEKPVVLKEMLTIAKNLSAGIPHVRVDLYVVGEKIYFGELTFYHDSGHTTFNPPEWDETMGSWIRLPGKVKTAN, encoded by the coding sequence ATGACACATCCACTGATGATTATTTCTGCCATGAATTATTATGGATTGTTAAAATGGTTGCCGGACAAAACACTTTTAGAAATTGATTTTAAAGCCCGCCACGGCAAAAAACTTGATCTGGACAATCCGGTTACATATAATGAAAAACTCCAGTGGCTTAAATTATATGATAGAGATCCCGTCTATTCGCAAATGGTGGACAAGTATGAAGTCTATCAATACGTATCCAAAAAAATTGGTAAAAAGTATTTGATACCTCTACTGGGAATATGGGATAGTGCAGATGATATCGAGTTTGATAAACTGCCGGATCAATTTGTTCTTAAACCCACTCATGACTCAGGATGTTGCGTGATCTGTACAGATAAAGAAACATTTTCCCGGAATAAGGCAATTAAAAAACTAAATGCAGCCCTTCACCGTAATTATTATTATTCGGGACGTGAATGGCCATATAAAGATGTAAAACCGCGTGTTATCGCCCAGAAATACATTGTAGATGAGTCCGGGTATGAATTGAAGGATTACAAAATATTTTGTTTCGATGGTGTGCCGAAACTGATTCATGTGGATTTCAACAGGTTCACGGATAATCATCAAAGGAATATTTACACTCCCTCGTGGGAATATGTCCCAATGTCGATCCTGTATCCAACATCACCTGAGACAAAAGTTGAGAAACCGGTTGTCCTGAAAGAAATGCTGACTATTGCAAAAAATCTCTCCGCAGGAATACCGCATGTACGTGTTGATCTTTATGTAGTCGGCGAGAAAATCTATTTTGGTGAACTGACTTTTTATCATGACAGTGGGCACACAACGTTCAATCCTCCCGAGTGGGACGAAACCATGGGTTCATGGATCAGGTTGCCAGGGAAGGTCAAGACTGCTAATTAA
- a CDS encoding RNA-guided endonuclease InsQ/TnpB family protein, translating into MNVDRTIKLKLSVSEEDKEYLKKTITLFNTVFNEVAKYGFEHKTHSKVSIHHATYKDIREKYPELPSSLVQGARDIACEALKGVELKLLPVAKPFSSIRYNQRVITYYLQYGRVSIATINGRVKATFNIPGYYQEYVNWEVRSSTLKYDAIKGAFFLHVIFRTESPEPSGNKVLGIDRGIVNIAVCSNNVFFNGNQIKNVRGKYAHLRKQLQSKGTKSAKRLLRKISRKERRFVTDTNHCISKTIVNMPFDIFALEDLTSIRVQNRKGKAFNRKLNSWAFYQLAQFLEYKVETLGKRVIYVDPRFSSQKCSKCGDIRKSNRNGSSYHCRDCGFQIHADLNAALNIAQAGISCLSRVSVNNPNVATI; encoded by the coding sequence ATGAATGTGGATAGAACGATTAAACTTAAACTCAGTGTTTCTGAGGAAGATAAAGAATACCTCAAAAAAACCATTACTCTTTTTAACACTGTGTTTAACGAAGTCGCTAAATATGGCTTTGAACACAAAACCCACAGCAAGGTATCTATCCATCACGCTACCTATAAAGACATCCGAGAAAAGTATCCAGAACTCCCTTCTTCTCTTGTTCAAGGTGCAAGAGACATCGCGTGTGAGGCTCTTAAAGGAGTTGAACTTAAACTCCTTCCAGTAGCCAAACCATTCTCTTCCATTAGATATAATCAGAGGGTAATTACCTATTACCTGCAATACGGGAGAGTGAGCATTGCTACTATTAATGGAAGAGTTAAAGCGACTTTCAATATTCCTGGATATTATCAAGAGTATGTTAATTGGGAAGTCAGAAGTTCTACTTTGAAATATGATGCCATTAAAGGTGCTTTTTTTCTGCATGTAATTTTCAGAACAGAATCTCCTGAACCATCTGGAAATAAAGTTCTCGGAATTGATAGAGGTATCGTGAATATTGCAGTTTGCTCTAACAATGTTTTCTTTAATGGAAATCAGATTAAAAATGTTAGAGGCAAATATGCACATCTCCGTAAACAATTGCAGTCCAAAGGCACTAAGTCGGCTAAACGTCTTCTTCGGAAGATCAGTCGAAAAGAAAGACGGTTCGTGACTGATACTAATCACTGCATCTCGAAAACCATTGTTAATATGCCCTTTGACATCTTTGCACTCGAAGATCTGACAAGCATTAGAGTTCAGAACCGGAAGGGTAAAGCCTTCAACCGGAAGCTTAATTCTTGGGCTTTCTATCAGCTTGCTCAGTTCCTTGAGTACAAAGTGGAAACTCTTGGTAAGAGAGTTATCTATGTTGATCCTCGTTTCTCTTCTCAGAAATGCTCCAAATGTGGAGATATTCGGAAGAGTAACCGGAACGGTAGTTCTTACCATTGTAGAGATTGTGGTTTTCAGATACATGCTGATCTTAATGCCGCTTTGAACATTGCTCAAGCAGGTATATCTTGCCTGAGTAGGGTTTCTGTCAATAACCCAAACGTAGCAACCATTTAA
- a CDS encoding tetratricopeptide repeat protein, with protein MNYSTNGTSISIGEFTGEYHQSSKGRFILAWKSSGDNGKYILLDRGKIKLQAKMRHPDNGMVSNSGVFILSDLTSKGMYGVFHVINSDGETLIKQRCRANLGSAGISDDGRFAVCQALESTSKSDSCKLFFFDIKNRKLLWKKVPETIGAELNWAKSYRFDTKRKALYLIHDKNRTYRYTFEGTFLDSKLYWHDCINSGNDIEFLEALNGLKSELSESTDPQEYVDLIVPLEKGLKRFSDRDTRSKIHRVLGEISLLQGNNAEAIKHFETALKLNPRAGVKRTLEKLKKIG; from the coding sequence TTGAATTATTCTACAAACGGCACTTCTATATCAATAGGTGAGTTTACAGGGGAATATCATCAGTCATCAAAAGGTAGGTTCATTTTAGCGTGGAAAAGTTCAGGTGACAACGGAAAATACATTTTGCTGGATCGAGGGAAGATAAAACTTCAGGCTAAGATGAGGCACCCTGATAATGGAATGGTTTCAAACTCGGGAGTGTTTATACTCAGCGACCTGACCTCCAAGGGCATGTATGGCGTATTCCACGTAATTAATTCTGATGGAGAAACTCTGATAAAACAAAGGTGCAGGGCAAATCTGGGTTCTGCCGGAATTTCAGATGATGGGCGTTTTGCTGTTTGTCAGGCTCTGGAAAGTACCAGCAAGTCGGATAGCTGCAAACTTTTTTTCTTTGATATAAAGAACAGAAAACTATTGTGGAAAAAAGTGCCTGAAACTATAGGAGCCGAGCTTAACTGGGCAAAAAGCTACCGTTTTGATACTAAAAGAAAAGCCCTGTATCTGATACACGATAAGAATAGGACTTACCGCTACACCTTCGAAGGGACTTTCCTTGATTCTAAACTATACTGGCATGACTGCATCAATTCTGGAAATGATATCGAATTTCTTGAAGCACTTAATGGGTTAAAATCAGAGCTCTCTGAAAGTACCGACCCTCAAGAGTATGTTGACCTTATAGTTCCTCTGGAAAAAGGATTGAAAAGGTTCTCTGACAGGGATACCAGGTCAAAAATCCACAGGGTTCTGGGGGAAATATCCCTTTTGCAGGGAAATAATGCAGAAGCGATAAAGCATTTTGAAACCGCATTGAAACTTAATCCCAGGGCGGGAGTGAAGAGGACACTCGAAAAATTAAAGAAAATTGGTTAA
- a CDS encoding tyrosine-type recombinase/integrase, which yields MPKKERELYGLDIEHRISQLQKCEMSKKNKEIILTFLEELYAQGMTDHRVAKYISSMKRIFLDIGKDFDTVTEQDLKRYVGKLERSDLKDWTKHDRKIILRIIYKWQFGKELTWVHTKIPRHKRKLPTELITEDEVQRMIGQAWNPRDRAMIALLWDAGLRIGELASMKIGSFQPDEKGAVIFISGKTGMRRIRTVFSVPYMLAWIEKHPEKENPHAPLWIVIGKRDGKWETVTYYTIRSQLQKIATRAGVKKNVNPHQFRHSRATYMASYMTPSQLCTYFGWTPDSDMPGVYVHLSGTDLDDIVFKANGTRNIE from the coding sequence ATGCCAAAAAAAGAACGGGAACTGTACGGCCTAGATATAGAACATCGAATATCACAACTGCAAAAATGCGAAATGTCTAAAAAAAATAAAGAGATAATTCTAACTTTTCTTGAAGAGCTGTACGCTCAAGGAATGACAGACCACAGGGTCGCTAAATACATCTCCAGTATGAAAAGAATATTCTTGGATATAGGAAAAGACTTCGATACCGTAACAGAGCAGGATCTCAAAAGGTATGTCGGAAAGCTGGAGAGATCGGATCTGAAAGACTGGACTAAGCATGATCGAAAAATAATTCTACGCATTATCTACAAATGGCAATTCGGGAAAGAGCTCACATGGGTGCACACAAAAATACCGCGCCATAAACGGAAGCTCCCAACCGAACTTATTACTGAAGATGAAGTGCAGAGAATGATAGGGCAGGCATGGAACCCACGAGACCGAGCCATGATCGCACTACTGTGGGATGCAGGGCTGAGGATAGGAGAACTTGCCAGCATGAAAATTGGATCATTTCAACCTGACGAAAAAGGTGCAGTAATATTCATCTCAGGAAAAACAGGCATGAGGAGAATAAGAACCGTATTCTCGGTCCCGTACATGCTGGCATGGATAGAGAAACACCCTGAAAAAGAGAACCCACATGCACCTCTATGGATCGTCATCGGAAAGCGGGATGGAAAGTGGGAAACTGTAACATACTACACTATACGGTCACAGCTGCAGAAAATTGCCACACGAGCTGGAGTTAAAAAAAATGTCAATCCACATCAGTTCCGACATTCCAGGGCAACGTACATGGCATCATACATGACCCCATCCCAGCTATGCACCTACTTTGGATGGACACCTGATTCCGATATGCCTGGAGTATACGTTCACCTATCAGGTACGGATCTAGATGATATCGTTTTCAAGGCTAACGGTACACGAAATATAGAGTAA
- the cap4 gene encoding CD-NTase-associated endodeoxyribonuclease Cap4 has protein sequence MGCNNESKTVSLLEPESRGGDIASSGFEFQENYLVTKIPHFLSFQGFTVLTYESIGDIEVKYFAPGVGEKIEAFEVKDHNVTPKEFWEEMERFQKINSENSDLYLWFTLVSPSISKEIHPLINGLRRIRSPYNFYPENSSIIESSYEAFKDIVLGMDKDEKMADFLFRKVLFDSNWNPHEQVVGVFLGEFFKNFPHYKILPSEIENIYSNLFKLIKSRKNEPIYRMELEKQILDTIKEKSQITSKPIVINTLIKNKNKREKELCFNWESFFGWNGKKYPPTKQWNEILISELEETKRWISHNYDLKEIHLLGNRRISTSLALGFVFSAVSGYSLELKIRDNLFRTDSHPNDSTPEYPLSSSFENKQSDRLAIAIGIMKDIKEEVTNYLSVEGNRNESILTITSDQPITSDRQANLAVREIKKLISDTLVEGDFETIDLFFAGPSILALFLGHRMNATAKIQCYEWIRPNKYVPTCLLNG, from the coding sequence ATGGGATGTAATAATGAGTCCAAAACAGTATCACTTTTGGAACCCGAATCACGAGGAGGAGACATAGCTTCATCAGGGTTTGAGTTCCAAGAGAATTATTTAGTAACAAAGATACCCCATTTTCTTTCATTTCAAGGTTTTACCGTTTTGACCTATGAATCCATCGGAGATATCGAAGTAAAATATTTTGCTCCAGGAGTAGGTGAAAAAATTGAGGCTTTTGAAGTAAAGGATCACAATGTAACACCAAAAGAGTTTTGGGAGGAAATGGAAAGATTTCAGAAGATCAATTCAGAAAATTCCGATTTATATTTGTGGTTTACACTTGTCTCACCTAGCATATCTAAAGAAATTCACCCTTTAATTAACGGTTTAAGAAGAATTCGTAGTCCATATAATTTTTATCCCGAAAACTCAAGTATCATTGAAAGTTCATATGAAGCTTTTAAAGATATTGTACTTGGCATGGACAAAGATGAAAAAATGGCCGATTTTCTCTTTAGAAAGGTACTCTTTGATTCAAACTGGAATCCTCATGAACAAGTTGTTGGAGTCTTTTTGGGGGAGTTTTTTAAAAATTTTCCACACTACAAAATACTTCCGAGTGAAATTGAAAACATATATTCTAATTTATTTAAACTTATAAAGTCCAGAAAAAATGAGCCTATCTACCGAATGGAATTGGAGAAACAAATTCTGGATACAATTAAAGAAAAATCTCAAATTACCTCAAAACCAATTGTAATCAACACTTTAATTAAAAATAAAAATAAAAGAGAAAAAGAGCTTTGCTTCAATTGGGAGTCTTTTTTTGGTTGGAACGGGAAAAAATATCCCCCAACTAAGCAGTGGAATGAAATTTTGATTTCGGAACTCGAAGAAACGAAAAGATGGATTTCACACAATTATGATCTAAAAGAAATACATTTACTTGGAAATCGTAGAATTTCTACATCTCTAGCTTTAGGATTTGTTTTTTCAGCTGTATCAGGATATTCGTTGGAACTAAAAATCAGGGATAACCTCTTTAGAACAGATTCTCACCCCAACGATTCAACACCAGAATATCCATTATCTTCTAGTTTTGAAAATAAACAAAGTGATAGGTTAGCGATTGCTATAGGAATTATGAAAGATATTAAAGAGGAAGTAACCAATTACTTATCAGTGGAAGGAAATAGAAATGAATCAATATTAACTATAACTTCAGATCAGCCAATAACTTCAGACAGACAAGCAAACCTAGCTGTGAGGGAAATAAAAAAGTTAATATCTGACACCTTGGTTGAAGGGGATTTTGAAACTATAGATCTATTTTTTGCAGGTCCGTCTATTCTAGCATTATTTTTGGGGCATAGAATGAACGCAACAGCTAAGATCCAGTGTTACGAGTGGATAAGACCTAATAAGTATGTGCCAACATGTCTTCTAAATGGCTAA
- a CDS encoding Mov34/MPN/PAD-1 family protein codes for MFTILISEKLTSRLISELKESNGREIGGLLMGEYVYENVFRISHLTVQREGGDINCFVRQMGDKAKEELELFFEEFDHDYEKYNYLGEWHSHPSFPLIPSKKDQSTMWEIVNDPEVGALFVVLLIVKLNNENLKGGVNAFVPGFPIFQGKLVEEK; via the coding sequence ATGTTCACGATACTGATAAGTGAAAAACTAACTTCTCGTTTAATAAGTGAATTAAAGGAGTCGAATGGGCGTGAAATAGGTGGTCTTTTGATGGGAGAGTATGTTTATGAAAACGTTTTTAGGATCTCTCATCTGACTGTCCAAAGAGAAGGAGGGGATATAAATTGTTTTGTAAGGCAAATGGGAGATAAAGCAAAAGAAGAACTTGAACTTTTTTTTGAAGAATTTGATCATGATTATGAAAAATACAATTATCTAGGAGAATGGCACTCTCACCCCTCATTTCCTCTGATTCCGAGTAAAAAAGATCAGTCCACTATGTGGGAAATAGTAAATGATCCTGAGGTTGGTGCTCTCTTTGTAGTACTTCTTATAGTTAAGTTAAACAATGAAAATCTAAAAGGTGGTGTAAATGCTTTTGTTCCTGGTTTCCCTATTTTTCAAGGAAAATTGGTAGAGGAGAAATAA
- a CDS encoding HesA/MoeB/ThiF family protein gives MASKKVGIVGLGSVGSKVAVSLARAGINQFYLIDEDLFYSANIQRHVLDWRNVGEHKAKALEKILAYISPNIQVESEIINLVAQESNTYLNHTLTKLGQYDLIIDCTANPTVFNILSAIYRVYGKSIMWCEVFAGGIGGMIARSRYSKDPAPKLIREAYNNYIIENPFSEHKTIGDYAAEDASGQIFTASDADVSVISAHLTRFAIDTILDSEVSMYPYSLYLIGISNAWVFDQPFCTIPIATAGLEIEENIPKLNEKELSDVVNFLTDLIENSNHVHDTDK, from the coding sequence ATAGCCTCAAAAAAAGTTGGAATTGTAGGTTTGGGTTCTGTTGGTAGCAAAGTTGCAGTTTCTTTAGCACGAGCGGGAATAAATCAATTTTATCTAATTGATGAAGACCTATTTTACTCCGCGAATATTCAGCGCCATGTATTAGACTGGAGAAATGTAGGCGAGCATAAGGCCAAAGCGTTAGAAAAAATTTTAGCATATATCTCACCTAATATCCAAGTTGAGAGTGAAATAATAAATTTAGTTGCGCAAGAATCAAACACATATCTTAACCATACTTTAACTAAATTAGGTCAATACGATCTTATAATTGATTGTACAGCAAATCCTACAGTTTTCAATATTTTGTCTGCAATATATCGGGTCTATGGAAAATCAATAATGTGGTGTGAAGTTTTTGCAGGTGGAATTGGAGGAATGATTGCACGGAGCCGCTACAGCAAAGATCCAGCTCCCAAACTCATAAGAGAAGCTTATAATAACTACATCATTGAAAATCCCTTTTCTGAACATAAAACAATTGGAGATTATGCTGCAGAAGATGCTTCTGGGCAAATCTTTACCGCTTCGGATGCAGACGTTTCTGTGATCTCAGCTCATTTAACCAGATTTGCTATTGATACAATACTTGACTCCGAAGTCTCAATGTATCCCTATTCTTTGTATTTGATTGGAATATCTAATGCCTGGGTCTTCGACCAACCCTTCTGCACGATACCAATCGCGACAGCTGGCCTGGAAATAGAAGAGAATATTCCCAAATTAAATGAAAAAGAACTAAGTGATGTTGTCAATTTTTTAACGGATTTAATCGAGAATTCAAACCATGTTCACGATACTGATAAGTGA
- a CDS encoding ubiquitin-conjugating enzyme family protein — MEIEEVEKIKKEELWLCGDKWDIEGSVLVLFADLLIHSHIYKVKLAYPPLFPDTPIMVTPVEKDVRWSSHQYLSGTLCLEWGPDNWRSDVTAADMLNSMYKLIETENPHGNDNEHQAVPSRHFLTDGQVNRGKYLRLVLDNEVVNLIRSLPISEIIPFTAVYSPGNDSWTFHITKIILSDSTWTNGKIPLKLQDKDLFSYQYGIICHINVNKDQFSKITLFEEIEAIIQKEVGANIVLNEVKDPETRNMQKIDLLTFLTQENDIVCLWRANDKVYSVSIIEDNDHTNRNPSVSTI, encoded by the coding sequence ATGGAAATTGAAGAAGTAGAAAAAATAAAAAAAGAGGAATTGTGGCTTTGTGGAGATAAGTGGGATATAGAAGGTTCTGTTCTTGTTTTGTTTGCTGATCTGTTAATTCATAGCCATATTTACAAAGTTAAGTTAGCATATCCACCTCTTTTTCCAGATACTCCAATAATGGTAACACCTGTAGAAAAAGATGTTAGATGGTCCAGCCACCAATATTTAAGTGGAACTCTCTGCTTGGAGTGGGGTCCAGACAACTGGCGGAGTGATGTTACTGCTGCAGATATGCTGAACAGTATGTATAAACTAATTGAGACTGAGAATCCCCATGGAAACGACAATGAACATCAAGCAGTACCATCGAGGCATTTTCTAACTGATGGTCAAGTAAACCGAGGAAAATACCTTCGTCTTGTTTTAGATAATGAAGTTGTTAACCTTATTAGAAGCCTCCCTATATCTGAAATAATTCCGTTTACTGCAGTTTATAGTCCAGGTAATGACAGTTGGACATTCCATATTACAAAAATAATTTTATCAGACAGTACCTGGACTAATGGAAAAATACCTCTAAAACTCCAAGACAAAGACTTATTTAGTTATCAATATGGAATAATATGCCATATAAATGTAAATAAAGATCAATTTTCAAAAATTACCTTGTTTGAAGAAATTGAAGCCATTATCCAAAAAGAAGTTGGTGCAAATATAGTTCTGAATGAAGTCAAAGATCCAGAAACCAGAAATATGCAAAAAATAGATTTGTTGACCTTTCTAACTCAAGAAAATGATATTGTTTGCTTATGGAGAGCTAACGATAAAGTTTACAGTGTATCAATTATTGAAGATAATGATCATACGAACAGAAATCCTAGTGTCTCAACCATTTAA
- a CDS encoding SMODS domain-containing nucleotidyltransferase, which produces MIGQSSFLRFLSDIEPSDSTKASAKSAHENLRSFLQDHEIFKEYHVKTFLSGSYKRNTAIRPKTRDGEKERPDIDIIVVTNHTLSDDPQEVITLLYNTLKNKYPDIRKQSRSVGITTSTVDMDVVPIIAPFGLNSKLYIPDRKLDNWLETNPPGHTEWTTEINKNFDGRFKPTVKLFKWWRRENPTINKKPKGFVLECIAAECMDPDVDQYPELFVGMFENIVSNYSTDIRLGNVPHIEDPSVSGNNVTDGMSFAAFEGFYNKVKNHAEIGRKAIVVEDEKSSLELWSSIFGDRFCLSCNASSLLTEAYVPPLSFPKKPVQPRKPGGFA; this is translated from the coding sequence ATGATTGGCCAATCAAGTTTTCTAAGATTTCTAAGTGATATTGAGCCAAGTGACAGCACAAAAGCAAGTGCTAAGTCTGCTCATGAAAACTTACGTTCCTTTTTACAAGACCATGAAATTTTTAAAGAATATCACGTTAAAACTTTTCTTTCGGGTTCGTACAAAAGAAATACTGCAATTCGACCAAAAACTAGAGATGGAGAAAAGGAGCGCCCTGATATTGATATCATTGTCGTCACAAACCACACATTAAGCGATGATCCTCAAGAAGTAATCACTTTATTATACAATACTTTGAAAAACAAATACCCTGATATCCGCAAACAGAGCCGTTCAGTGGGAATTACTACCAGCACTGTGGATATGGATGTCGTACCGATAATTGCACCATTTGGCCTAAATAGTAAATTGTACATACCAGACAGAAAACTGGATAACTGGTTAGAAACAAATCCACCTGGGCACACTGAATGGACAACAGAAATTAACAAAAATTTTGACGGCCGATTTAAGCCAACCGTAAAGCTTTTTAAGTGGTGGCGTCGAGAAAACCCAACAATTAATAAAAAACCAAAAGGTTTTGTGCTTGAATGTATTGCTGCAGAATGTATGGACCCTGATGTGGACCAATATCCAGAACTGTTTGTTGGGATGTTTGAAAACATAGTCTCAAACTATTCTACAGATATACGGCTAGGAAATGTTCCTCACATCGAAGATCCTTCAGTTTCAGGAAATAATGTGACTGATGGTATGAGTTTTGCTGCATTTGAAGGATTCTACAATAAAGTAAAGAATCATGCTGAGATTGGGAGAAAAGCAATTGTAGTTGAGGATGAAAAGAGTTCTTTGGAGTTGTGGTCTAGTATTTTTGGAGATCGTTTTTGTTTATCTTGCAACGCTAGCTCTTTATTGACAGAAGCATATGTACCGCCCTTGTCATTTCCAAAGAAGCCTGTTCAGCCGAGAAAACCAGGGGGGTTTGCCTAA